Genomic DNA from Taurinivorans muris:
CGGAGTTGGAAGTGACCCCCGCTTCAACCGCCCAAGCAAAAAGCAAATCTTCCACTTCTTCGGGGCTTGCCGTTCTGGTCGCATAGGATTTGCCTTCTTTATCCATGGCGGTTGCGGGAATGAAATCTTGGGCGGTGCGGATACGGTTGACAAACGATTGCTGTAAAATCAAGCCTCCGTCCATCAGGCTTTTAATATCGAGAAAAGGAATACCGCAGTATTCTTCAAGGCGTCCAAGCTGCGGCAATTCCATAATGCGCAGATTTTTACGGGCTTTTAAAATATCCACGGCGCCTTCTTCAAAGCTTGGAGCGGCGACCACTTCAAAATATTGGGAAGAAATAAGTTCTGCCGTCGCTTTGTCCAAAGCGCGGTTGACAACGACAGCGCCGCCGAAAGCGGCTATTCTGTCCGCCCAGAATGCTTTGTGCATCGCTTCTTCAAGGCTGCTTTGCCATGCCGTTCCGCAAGGGTTGTTATGCTTTAAAATAGTGGCTGCCGGTTTTTTTGTGAGGTATTGCAAGATATTGGCGGCATTGTCCACATCGGTAAGATTGGTTTTTCCGGGGTGTTTCCCTGCCTGAATCATTTGTTTTTCCGTAAGCATTGAAGAAATGCCGCTTTTTGCTGAACGCCATTTTTTATTGCCCAGCGCAAGCTTTCCGCTTTCCATTGCGTAAAGGGCTGCCGGTTGGTCCGGATTTTCGCCATAACGAAGCCCCCGAATTTCTCCGTCCATATTCCATGTGCGTTTTTTGTAGCAAATTTCATGTTCGCCTAAGGAAATTTTTAATGTTTCGGGAAATTCATCAGCCACGATTTGGCTGTACATTTTTTTTAAATCGCTCATGTTTTTTCCTATTCGTTTACAGAGCCGATATCGGCTTTAATGGCATTGACAGGGCAAAGTTTTATACAGCGTGTGCAGACGACGCATTTGTCCACATCAAACGCCAAATGGCGGTTTTTATCCATATATAAAGCGGCGGTGGGGCAAATTGCCGTGCAGGCTCCGCATTCAATGCATATTTTTTCGTCACGGATAATGCTTTGGGCTAGGTCCGAAACATGAATGCCTTGCTCTTCAAGGTATTTTTTTGCTTGGTTCGCCTGCTCTCTTGAGCAAAGAAGCTCCAAAATCAGATAGCCTTCGCGGCCGCTGGAAATTTGGGCTTTGGAAATATTGAAATCCAAATCGAATTTTCGGGTTAAATTGCAAACGATAGGTTCCGTGCTGATATTTTCAGGAAAGCGGAGATGAATGTTGTAGCCCATGATCAGTCCTTAATTCGTCCTTACAGGTTTTTTAAAATTGTTTGTGCCCGTTTCGCTTCCGCAGCTTTCGGATAAATGGTGATAAGCTCATTGAGGCGTTGTTTGGCGGCATCGTTTTTCTTTAATTCCATAAAACTCATCGCCTGTTTCAAATAACAGGCAGGAGCCTTGCTGCTGTTGGGAAATTGGGAAATGACTTTTTCGTAAGCAAGCGCCGCCCCGGCATAGTTTTTCAGTTGATATTGACATTCCCCTTGCCAAAACCACGCATTGGAAACGAGTTTATGATCAGGATAAACAGTGGTGAAATCTTTAAACGCGTTCAGTCCCTTTTGATAATCACGGCTATTGAAGCTGTTGATACCGTTATCATAGAGAGCCTGCGCTGTATCTGCGTTCTTTGCGGGGGCATTGGGCTGCGCGGCGGCTGTGTTTTGTTGGGTTTGGGTTGACGGACT
This window encodes:
- a CDS encoding IMP cyclohydrolase, with protein sequence MSDLKKMYSQIVADEFPETLKISLGEHEICYKKRTWNMDGEIRGLRYGENPDQPAALYAMESGKLALGNKKWRSAKSGISSMLTEKQMIQAGKHPGKTNLTDVDNAANILQYLTKKPAATILKHNNPCGTAWQSSLEEAMHKAFWADRIAAFGGAVVVNRALDKATAELISSQYFEVVAAPSFEEGAVDILKARKNLRIMELPQLGRLEEYCGIPFLDIKSLMDGGLILQQSFVNRIRTAQDFIPATAMDKEGKSYATRTASPEEVEDLLFAWAVEAGVTSNSVIFVKDGTTVGIGTGEQDRVGCVELTVHKAYTKFADSIIYHRHQKSLYEWQLLALKDKKAKEELDEVMAETAEKKGGLIGTRMVSDGFFPFRDGVDTAAAQGISAIAQPGGSLRDFEVIEACNEKNIAMLFTGQRSFKH
- a CDS encoding NIL domain-containing protein, with product MGYNIHLRFPENISTEPIVCNLTRKFDLDFNISKAQISSGREGYLILELLCSREQANQAKKYLEEQGIHVSDLAQSIIRDEKICIECGACTAICPTAALYMDKNRHLAFDVDKCVVCTRCIKLCPVNAIKADIGSVNE
- the ybgF gene encoding tol-pal system protein YbgF; translated protein: MKKSYLALLVPVLLLGSACTAGSNNLQYAVNENTRAIRQLQAQVSNVQPAQADSWSQIQALHREMAALRGSLDNLQNSTAHLGGTAQLGNIIARHDRALRLIETQLAMDLQLDSPADMQSQTSVPTESNNTAMITTPSPSTQTQQNTAAAQPNAPAKNADTAQALYDNGINSFNSRDYQKGLNAFKDFTTVYPDHKLVSNAWFWQGECQYQLKNYAGAALAYEKVISQFPNSSKAPACYLKQAMSFMELKKNDAAKQRLNELITIYPKAAEAKRAQTILKNL